The window CAGTGTCTTCAGAAGGGGCCGTCTTCACAGCAAGCTGGTACACTGGTTGTTCGTTATGTGTGGCTTCAGCGTCAGTTTTTGTTAATGTGGCGTCAACGAGAGTCTGCAGGGCAACCTCAGCGGCGCACTTCCCGTCCTGGTCATCAAACACGTCTGTCAAATTTGTCGGGTGCAGGGACATTCCCGTTCCGCATTTGAATGAGAGCGGAGcttctgcggagacacctgcctCCTTGGTACTGTCAGTACTGGAACATTCGACGAGGTCTGTTTGTTGCTCGTCAGTGGATTCGGGAGCAGACTGCGGTTGTTGCTGGTCATTGGATTCGGGGGGAAGCTCTGTTTGTTCGACCTTTTCAACGGTGATTTTGACCTTACACACACTTTTTCCAGCTGCAGGTTGTGAGTTAACGTTAAGTTGTACGAGATCCGGCGCATCTAGGGTACATTTATAATACAGCGTTTTTGTCTGCTTGCGTGCCGTCTTTTGGACTGCAAAGGTGTATGTTTTTTTGTTTGACTCATCTCCTTGTTCCGTTAGCTGGGCATCAGAATCAGGAAACAACGTCGACAGGGCTACAGCGCTCTTGCAATTTTCATCTTTATAAGCTTGCTTATTTTCGAGAACTGGCTCAAGAGTTGCATTCTGACTCGAACTACACTTGAACGAAACGCTTGCTTCttcggaagaaagagacaatTCGAGCTGTGCTGCC is drawn from Neospora caninum Liverpool complete genome, chromosome X and contains these coding sequences:
- a CDS encoding SRS domain-containing protein; amino-acid sequence: MNRDCSLVNAFCLVFAIFVSCILFDPNLSSASPVVSPSSKEPQTCDTVGRSRGTAAQLELSLSSEEASVSFKCSSSQNATLEPVLENKQAYKDENCKSAVALSTLFPDSDAQLTEQGDESNKKTYTFAVQKTARKQTKTLYYKCTLDAPDLVQLNVNSQPAAGKSVCKVKITVEKVEQTELPPESNDQQQPQSAPESTDEQQTDLVECSSTDSTKEAGVSAEAPLSFKCGTGMSLHPTNLTDVFDDQDGKCAAEVALQTLVDATLTKTDAEATHNEQPVYQLAVKTAPSEDTALCYKCVPSSSSDTKREIQSGGESSAKECLLKISVKGSASSAFSSTWGLPQGALVFFGAAQMMLNMS